One Ranitomeya variabilis isolate aRanVar5 chromosome 5, aRanVar5.hap1, whole genome shotgun sequence DNA window includes the following coding sequences:
- the LOC143775959 gene encoding uncharacterized protein LOC143775959 — translation MIYCCLLFGVICRRVTQFLKTIFQASSSEEEQSQQEQRPRGQAVVSRRRVSQRDQDEGIDIAIMVASIQERGPLWDSRDPRHADQVVLRRMWAEVAKSLWDGFDSASPTDKDKFVKKLKTRWRSMKDHFNPGLRKEGQTRSGAAAAGTSTYKYSRILQFLRPVLARRQTHSSTLEPVRPSGAVLRESPSDPSQPSHSESRLAPPSGEPAAGPSDVPLAEATGAPSFRYSRQRQRASDRPLLPEFLHLSTVFQNCFKALGDRMDTAVSNIDRRLETMESELSRPAKHFFSAIAKGMVEHLTPELQISVMQACNNAYVTALQQARVMQSATTMPVVPSLASMTPTPAAEHPHRALRAEGRRRRHHRTEPQSPAPARPSRTQRRHAEQHPEGERRKRPKTTTSTAALAAPILTPSSRPGSSRSRSSQSQSTGPRRLVVPPPSPPALAFSPPSTTGWSDVGIPSSIVQYGGSSSTPPSTHSQTGGYQSPLIAEVPTP, via the exons atgatctactgttgcttactattcggtgtcatttgtagacgtgtcactcaatttttaaaaactattttccaggcttcttcaagtgaggaggaacagagccagcaggagcagcgtcctcggggccaagctgtggtgtcaagacggcga gtttcacaacgggaccaagatgAGGGGATAGATATAGCAATCATGGTCGCCTctatccaggagcgaggcccgttgtgggacagccgtgacccccggcacgcggaccaggtggttttgagacgtatgtgggctgaggtggccaaatcgctgtgggatggctttgacagcgcttcacccaCGGACAAAGataaatttg tcaaaaaattgaagaccagatggcgctccATGAAGGACCATTTCAATCCGGGCCTGCGGAAGGAGGGACAGACtcgtagtggtgctgctgcggcagggACATCAACATACAAGTACAGCAGAATTCTtcagttcctgagaccggtccttgcccgccgACA aacacacagcagcaccctcgagcctgttcggccctctggagcggtccttcgtgaatcgccatctgacccgtcacagccatcccacagcgagagcaggcttgcaccaccatctggagaaccggcagccggtccatcagatgttcccctggccgaggccactggcgctccttccttcaggtattcccgacagcgtcagcgggcctcggacaggccgctactgcccgaattcttgcatttgagcacggtcttccagaattgtttcaaggcgctgggcgatagaatggacacagctgtgtccaatatcgaccggcgtcttgaaactatggaatccgagctctcgaggccggcaaaacatttctttagtgccattgcgaagggcatggtggaacatcttacgccggaactccagatttcggtgatgcaggcctgcaacaatgcctacgtgactgctctgcaacaggctcgggtcatgcagtcagcgactacaatgcctgtagtaccatcgctggctagcatgactccgactcctgctgcagagcacccACACAGAGCTCTGCGTGCCGAGGGCCGCCGCCGCCGACACCATAGAACCGAGCCGcaaagtcctgctcctgccaggccttcaAGGACCCAAAGACGCCACGCTGAAcaacacccagagggagagaggagaaaacggCCAAAAACGACAACATCTacggcggctctggctgctccaatattaacaccgagctctcggccggggtctagccggagcaggagtagccagagccagtccaCAGGGCCAAGGAgactggtcgtgcctcctccctcccctcctgcgttggcattctcaccaccgtcgaccacagggtggtcagacGTCGGCATACCTTCTAGTATTGTCCAGTATGGTGGTTCCTCCTCCACCCCCCCCTCCACCCACTCCCAAACTGGTGGATATCAATCACCCTTAATCGCCGAAGTTCCTACCCCTTAG